The following are encoded in a window of Algiphilus aromaticivorans DG1253 genomic DNA:
- a CDS encoding DEAD/DEAH box helicase yields the protein MSAPSDKAQTAFAQLPLTDILQRNIAALGFSHCTPIQAKALPLALEGRDIAGQAQTGTGKTVAFLLATFDHLLRTEPTGPDGQPRAVIVAPTRELVIQIHADAEPLARETGLRLGLVYGGTGYDSQREQVAAGVDVLIGTPGRLIDYFKQKIFTLKHVQVAVLDEADRMFDLGFISDIRFILRRCPEPTQRRNYLFSATLSHRVLELAYEHMNNPTKVEIEPEQVTADRVRQSLVHVGNEDKLPMLVGVLRHTGATRTMIFVNTKRAADIVERTLRGNDIEARTLSGDVPQKKREQLLARFRSGELAVLVATDVAARGLHIEGVSHVINYDLPQDAEDYVHRIGRTARAGAEGDAISLCCEEWVYSLPEIEAYAGIKIPQLPDADSWMAQDMKPPLPRPPRAEGEQRGGGGRRRSGAGGRGQRGSARR from the coding sequence ATGTCCGCACCTTCCGACAAGGCGCAGACCGCCTTCGCGCAACTGCCGCTGACCGACATCCTGCAGCGCAACATAGCCGCGCTGGGCTTCTCGCACTGCACGCCCATCCAGGCCAAGGCGTTGCCGCTGGCGCTGGAAGGCCGCGACATCGCCGGCCAGGCGCAGACCGGTACCGGCAAGACTGTCGCCTTCCTGCTGGCCACCTTCGACCATCTGCTGCGCACCGAGCCGACTGGCCCCGACGGCCAACCTCGCGCAGTGATCGTCGCGCCAACGCGCGAGCTGGTCATCCAGATCCACGCCGACGCGGAGCCACTGGCCCGGGAGACTGGCCTGCGGCTGGGACTGGTCTACGGCGGCACGGGTTACGATTCACAGCGCGAGCAGGTTGCCGCCGGCGTCGACGTGCTGATCGGCACCCCCGGCCGGCTCATCGACTACTTCAAGCAGAAGATCTTCACGCTCAAGCATGTGCAGGTCGCGGTGCTCGACGAAGCCGACCGCATGTTCGACCTCGGCTTCATCAGCGACATCCGCTTCATCCTGCGCCGCTGCCCGGAGCCGACCCAGCGCCGCAACTATCTGTTCTCGGCGACGCTGTCTCACCGCGTGCTCGAGCTGGCCTACGAGCACATGAACAACCCGACCAAGGTGGAGATCGAGCCCGAGCAGGTCACTGCTGATCGCGTGCGCCAGTCCCTGGTGCACGTCGGCAACGAGGACAAGCTGCCCATGCTGGTCGGCGTCCTCCGGCACACCGGTGCCACGCGCACGATGATCTTCGTCAACACCAAGCGCGCCGCCGACATCGTCGAGCGCACGCTCCGGGGCAACGACATCGAGGCGCGCACGCTCTCCGGCGACGTGCCACAGAAGAAACGCGAGCAGCTGCTCGCGCGCTTCCGCAGCGGCGAGCTGGCGGTGCTGGTAGCCACCGACGTGGCCGCGCGCGGTCTGCACATTGAGGGCGTCTCGCACGTCATCAACTACGACCTGCCGCAAGACGCCGAGGACTACGTGCACCGCATCGGCCGCACCGCCCGCGCCGGCGCCGAAGGCGATGCCATTTCTCTGTGCTGCGAGGAATGGGTCTACTCCCTGCCCGAGATCGAGGCCTACGCCGGCATCAAGATCCCGCAACTACCCGACGCCGACAGCTGGATGGCGCAGGACATGAAACCGCCGCTGCCGCGACCGCCGCGCGCCGAAGGCGAGCAGCGCGGCGGCGGCGGCCGACGGCGCAGCGGCGCGGGCGGCCGCGGGCAGCGCGGGAGCGCCCGGCGCTGA
- a CDS encoding TonB-dependent receptor family protein produces the protein MRYTTSAAFVAATMTLSGQALADEATRLGDVSVIGSKEAATELPGSASYIDRQDITRQGYDDINRILRETPGVYVREEDGYGLFPNISIRGADPGRSSKVTIMEDGVLMAPAPYAAPAAYYSPTVGRMSGVEVVKGSSQVRFGPRTTGGIINYLSTPIPQTRSGYLRSAFGTDSEFRNQLWFGDSVEGAAGEFGYLVELYHRQTDGFKEMQGPASDLGPDAGDTGFRRVEPMIKLAWAPDTALDQRLELTYGRSELDADETYLGITTADFARNPNLRYAASQFDNIRTQQERAILRYSLAPTEALSLDAKLYRTDFARNWDKIRQVNGNSLSAALAQGGNDLATLRGEQAGTWGYRDNNREYYAQGAEFSAELDYATGDIGHTLRVGVRRHEDEVFRFQRNKTYNVNAQGQVVSLDLNPPGSQDNRKQQAEATAVYAENAVRIGALTLTPGVRFEQIDWTVQDFRGATPDISEGDEGYVTGGLGFNYALGAGSALFGGVYQGFSPPSPGDGIAGEDAEESVSVELGGRFRTAGGIAQELVLFGTLFDNLLVPDNAGASGTADNTASVGEVETYGLEYALNYDPGRQLGWRFGTPLSLAATYTSAEIANDSNAAGDPESIFSGGRDGAELPYIPDFQISATAGVEGARWSLSLRALYVDEAFATALNTEEEVILGGDANNPQVVPDARGGKIDSQFVIDLTARYALTERVSVFANAFNLLDREYIASRLPEGPRPGAPQTFLAGIEANFY, from the coding sequence GTGAGATACACGACCTCAGCCGCCTTCGTAGCGGCGACCATGACGCTTTCAGGCCAAGCGCTCGCCGACGAGGCCACCCGCCTAGGCGACGTCTCGGTGATCGGGTCCAAGGAAGCAGCCACCGAATTGCCCGGCTCGGCCAGCTATATCGACCGCCAGGACATCACTCGCCAAGGCTACGACGACATCAACCGCATCCTGCGCGAAACGCCCGGCGTCTACGTTCGCGAGGAAGACGGCTACGGGCTCTTCCCCAACATCAGCATCCGCGGCGCGGATCCGGGACGCAGCTCCAAGGTCACGATCATGGAGGACGGCGTGCTGATGGCGCCTGCCCCTTATGCTGCGCCCGCGGCTTATTACTCGCCAACTGTTGGGCGCATGTCCGGGGTTGAGGTTGTCAAGGGCTCTAGCCAAGTGCGCTTCGGACCGCGCACCACCGGCGGCATCATCAACTATCTCTCCACACCGATCCCGCAAACGCGCTCGGGCTACCTTCGCAGCGCCTTCGGTACAGACAGCGAGTTCCGCAACCAGCTCTGGTTCGGTGACAGCGTCGAAGGCGCCGCCGGCGAATTCGGATATCTGGTCGAGCTTTATCACCGCCAGACGGACGGCTTCAAGGAAATGCAGGGCCCCGCCAGCGATCTCGGCCCGGACGCCGGCGACACCGGCTTCCGGCGCGTAGAGCCGATGATCAAGCTGGCTTGGGCGCCGGATACCGCACTCGACCAACGCCTGGAACTGACCTATGGGCGCTCCGAGCTTGATGCCGACGAGACTTATCTCGGCATAACTACCGCCGACTTCGCTCGCAATCCGAACCTTCGCTATGCCGCATCCCAGTTCGACAATATCCGCACCCAGCAAGAGCGCGCCATCCTGCGCTACTCGTTAGCACCGACCGAAGCGTTGTCGTTGGATGCCAAGCTCTATCGCACGGACTTTGCCCGCAACTGGGACAAGATCCGCCAGGTCAACGGCAACAGCCTGAGCGCCGCACTGGCGCAGGGCGGGAACGATCTCGCCACTCTACGCGGCGAGCAGGCCGGCACCTGGGGCTACCGCGACAACAACCGCGAGTACTACGCCCAGGGCGCCGAATTTAGCGCCGAGCTGGACTACGCCACCGGCGACATCGGCCACACCCTTCGTGTCGGAGTGCGTCGACACGAGGACGAGGTGTTCCGCTTTCAGCGCAACAAGACCTACAACGTCAACGCCCAGGGGCAGGTCGTATCGCTCGACCTCAACCCGCCCGGCTCGCAGGACAACCGCAAGCAGCAGGCCGAGGCCACGGCCGTCTACGCCGAGAATGCGGTGCGCATCGGCGCGCTGACGCTGACACCGGGCGTGCGCTTCGAGCAGATCGACTGGACCGTGCAGGACTTCCGCGGCGCCACTCCGGATATCAGTGAAGGCGACGAGGGCTACGTCACCGGAGGCCTCGGCTTCAACTACGCACTCGGCGCTGGCAGCGCTCTCTTCGGCGGTGTCTACCAAGGCTTCTCGCCTCCCTCGCCGGGCGACGGCATTGCCGGCGAGGATGCCGAGGAAAGCGTTTCCGTGGAGCTTGGCGGCCGCTTCCGCACAGCGGGCGGGATAGCGCAGGAGCTGGTGCTCTTCGGCACGCTCTTCGACAACCTGCTGGTACCGGACAACGCCGGCGCCTCCGGCACGGCCGACAACACGGCTTCGGTGGGCGAGGTCGAGACCTACGGTCTGGAATACGCACTGAACTACGACCCAGGCCGCCAGCTGGGCTGGCGCTTCGGCACACCGCTCTCCCTGGCCGCGACCTACACCAGCGCCGAGATCGCGAACGACTCCAACGCCGCCGGCGACCCGGAATCGATCTTCAGCGGCGGCCGCGACGGGGCCGAGCTGCCCTATATCCCTGACTTCCAGATCAGCGCCACGGCCGGAGTGGAGGGTGCACGCTGGTCACTGAGCTTGCGTGCCCTCTATGTCGATGAGGCCTTCGCCACTGCCCTGAACACCGAGGAGGAGGTAATTCTTGGGGGAGATGCCAACAACCCACAAGTCGTACCGGATGCACGCGGTGGAAAGATCGACAGCCAGTTCGTCATCGACCTGACGGCGCGCTACGCGCTCACTGAACGGGTCAGCGTCTTCGCCAACGCCTTCAACCTGCTGGACCGCGAATACATCGCCTCGCGGCTGCCAGAAGGCCCACGGCCGGGCGCGCCGCAGACCTTCCTCGCCGGCATCGAGGCGAACTTCTACTAG
- the yrfG gene encoding GMP/IMP nucleotidase produces MPWRDVEEVLLDMDGTLLDLAFDTHFWTQLLPQRFGAARGLTAAEAMAELQPIFARTRGSLDWYCTDFWSRQTGLDVAALKREVAHGVQLLPETTAVLERLCEDRKRLWLVTNAHPETLAIKLERAPIADYFERIVSSHSLRAPKEQPAFWQRLHGRHPFEPDAALFVDDSMPVLEAARDFGIAHVVAAAWPDRSQPPRTHDGFPTVRTLDELFTAVQSKGPASGGDGSV; encoded by the coding sequence ATGCCCTGGCGGGACGTGGAGGAAGTGCTGCTCGACATGGACGGCACGCTGCTCGATCTCGCCTTCGATACCCATTTCTGGACACAGCTGTTGCCGCAGCGCTTCGGCGCGGCACGCGGCCTGACCGCGGCCGAGGCGATGGCCGAGCTGCAGCCCATCTTTGCGCGCACGCGCGGCAGCCTCGACTGGTACTGCACCGACTTCTGGAGCCGGCAGACCGGGCTGGATGTGGCGGCACTCAAGCGCGAGGTCGCGCACGGCGTGCAGCTTCTGCCCGAGACTACCGCGGTGCTGGAGCGGCTGTGCGAAGACCGCAAGCGGCTCTGGCTGGTGACCAACGCGCACCCCGAGACGCTGGCCATCAAGCTCGAGCGCGCGCCCATCGCCGACTACTTCGAGCGCATCGTCAGTTCCCATTCCTTGCGCGCACCCAAGGAGCAGCCCGCCTTTTGGCAGCGGCTGCACGGGCGGCACCCCTTCGAGCCAGATGCCGCACTCTTCGTGGATGACTCGATGCCCGTGCTGGAAGCGGCGCGTGATTTCGGGATCGCTCACGTGGTAGCTGCTGCCTGGCCGGACCGCAGCCAACCGCCGCGCACGCATGACGGCTTTCCGACCGTACGTACACTTGATGAGTTGTTTACTGCCGTCCAAAGCAAAGGACCCGCCTCCGGGGGAGACGGGTCCGTCTAA
- the cysQ gene encoding 3'(2'),5'-bisphosphate nucleotidase CysQ, which yields MISEQLLHAVQDIARDAGNAILSVYHTDFQVEDKADKSPLTEADLTAHRIIGAGLRALEPSLPILSEEGSDAEAEDRRSWSHFWLVDPLDGTKEFVNRNGEFTVNIALIEDGEPVLGVVHAPALGTSYIAARGIGAFREDSEGRRPIATRSAPERPAFVVSRSHRDEALEALLARLPEHEAVSTGSSLKFCLVAEGVADLYPRTGPTSEWDTGAGQCVAEIAGARVLRLPDLGPMRYNERDTLLNPGFVVIGDPAAAWADQLGG from the coding sequence ATGATCAGCGAGCAGCTTCTGCACGCCGTCCAGGACATCGCCCGCGATGCCGGCAACGCCATTCTTTCCGTCTATCACACCGACTTCCAGGTCGAAGACAAGGCCGACAAGTCGCCGCTGACCGAGGCTGATCTGACGGCACACCGCATCATTGGCGCCGGCCTGCGCGCGCTGGAACCGAGTCTGCCCATCCTCTCCGAGGAAGGCAGCGACGCCGAAGCCGAGGACCGGCGCAGCTGGTCGCACTTCTGGCTGGTCGACCCGCTCGACGGCACCAAGGAGTTCGTCAACCGCAACGGCGAGTTCACGGTGAACATCGCGCTGATCGAGGACGGCGAGCCGGTACTGGGCGTCGTGCACGCCCCGGCTCTGGGCACGAGCTACATCGCCGCGCGCGGCATCGGCGCCTTTCGCGAGGACAGCGAGGGTCGGCGCCCGATCGCCACGCGCAGCGCTCCCGAGCGACCGGCCTTCGTCGTCAGCCGCTCGCATCGCGACGAGGCGCTGGAGGCACTGCTCGCGCGCCTGCCCGAGCACGAGGCGGTGAGCACCGGCAGCTCGTTGAAGTTCTGCCTGGTGGCGGAGGGCGTTGCCGATCTCTATCCGCGCACCGGCCCGACCAGCGAATGGGATACCGGCGCCGGACAATGCGTCGCCGAGATTGCCGGCGCGCGGGTACTGCGCCTGCCCGACCTCGGACCGATGCGCTACAACGAGCGCGACACGCTGCTCAATCCGGGTTTCGTCGTCATCGGCGATCCCGCCGCAGCCTGGGCGGATCAACTGGGCGGATGA
- the murI gene encoding glutamate racemase produces the protein MSVSGDARPIGIFDSGIGGLSVWREIAAQLPAEPCIYVADQAKVPYGPRPAAEILTLALRVVDWLRARDCKLIVVACNSASAAALQHLRRAHPELPFVGMEPAIKPAAALSRCRIAGVLATPATLTGELYRSTVARHAQDMRIIAEGCPGLVDAIEACADDDALRAQLDGFVAPARDAGADVMVMACTHYPLVQHLIAPLCGAQMQLIDPAPAVARQTGRLLDAHAMRAPAGGPVGSRFFTTGTDGNRMTRAARHWLGHDLDVRLLPEGELSSARSAH, from the coding sequence ATGAGCGTCAGCGGCGACGCGCGGCCGATCGGCATCTTCGATTCCGGCATCGGCGGGTTGTCGGTCTGGCGCGAGATCGCCGCACAGCTGCCCGCCGAGCCCTGCATCTACGTCGCCGACCAGGCGAAAGTGCCCTACGGCCCGCGGCCGGCCGCCGAGATCCTGACGCTGGCGCTGCGCGTGGTCGACTGGCTGCGCGCGCGTGACTGCAAGCTGATCGTCGTCGCCTGCAACTCGGCCTCGGCCGCTGCCCTGCAGCATCTGCGCCGCGCGCACCCGGAGCTGCCCTTTGTCGGCATGGAACCGGCCATCAAGCCGGCTGCGGCGCTGTCCCGGTGCCGCATCGCGGGCGTGCTCGCGACGCCGGCCACGCTGACCGGCGAGCTCTATCGCTCGACGGTGGCCCGCCACGCCCAGGACATGCGCATCATCGCCGAGGGCTGCCCCGGGCTGGTCGACGCCATCGAGGCCTGCGCCGACGACGACGCGCTGCGCGCACAGCTCGACGGCTTCGTCGCGCCCGCGCGCGATGCCGGTGCCGATGTCATGGTCATGGCCTGCACCCACTATCCGCTTGTGCAGCACCTCATCGCACCACTGTGCGGCGCACAAATGCAGCTCATCGACCCGGCACCTGCAGTGGCGCGTCAGACCGGCCGGCTGCTCGACGCACACGCGATGCGCGCACCGGCTGGCGGACCGGTAGGCTCCCGATTTTTCACGACGGGCACCGATGGGAACCGCATGACACGCGCGGCGCGCCACTGGCTCGGCCACGATCTCGACGTGAGGCTGCTACCGGAAGGCGAACTCAGCTCAGCGCGAAGCGCGCATTGA
- the mtnC gene encoding acireductone synthase: protein MIRAILTDIEGTTSSIAFVHDTLFPYARERMYAFLRAHTEEPEVLAHMQAVAEEAGCAPEPDAVAAELLAWMDADRKATSLKAIQGMIWQQGYAEGRLHGHVYPDTPEWLHAWHTRGLALYVYSSGSVAAQKLIFGHSVAGDLCGYFSDFFDTRVGGKKEVASYAAICSQIGLAGSEILFLSDIGAELDAAAAADMQTCQLLRDTSAEPADAHPQARDFAEVNARFALS, encoded by the coding sequence ATGATTCGAGCCATCCTTACGGACATTGAGGGCACCACGAGTTCGATCGCCTTCGTTCACGACACCCTCTTCCCTTACGCTCGCGAGCGGATGTACGCCTTTCTGCGCGCGCATACCGAGGAGCCCGAGGTGCTGGCGCACATGCAGGCGGTTGCGGAGGAGGCCGGCTGCGCGCCGGAGCCCGACGCGGTGGCCGCGGAACTCCTGGCCTGGATGGATGCCGACCGCAAGGCGACGTCGCTGAAGGCCATCCAGGGCATGATCTGGCAGCAGGGCTACGCCGAGGGCCGCCTGCACGGTCACGTCTATCCGGATACCCCCGAGTGGCTGCACGCCTGGCACACGCGTGGATTGGCGCTCTACGTCTATTCCTCGGGTTCGGTGGCGGCGCAGAAGCTGATCTTCGGCCACTCCGTGGCGGGCGATCTCTGCGGCTATTTCTCCGACTTCTTCGATACCCGAGTAGGGGGCAAGAAGGAGGTCGCTTCCTATGCGGCGATCTGCAGCCAGATCGGTCTGGCGGGCTCGGAGATTCTCTTTCTCTCCGATATCGGCGCGGAGCTGGACGCCGCCGCCGCCGCCGATATGCAGACCTGCCAGCTGTTGCGCGATACCAGCGCGGAGCCGGCCGATGCCCATCCGCAGGCGCGCGACTTCGCCGAGGTCAATGCGCGCTTCGCGCTGAGCTGA
- a CDS encoding 1,2-dihydroxy-3-keto-5-methylthiopentene dioxygenase, translating into MTSLAIFSEHNPHRAERTLRDPQAIQRELDSIGVLYERWEATQPLDADSSQDEIIEAYREPIDGLMKRFGFRTMDVIALTADHPQKQALRDKFLHEHTHDDFEVRFFVEGEGLFYLRVNGRVFAVYCTRGDLISVPAGMTHWFDMGAEPHLKAIRLFTTPEGWVANFTGSDIAERFPRMDDIEAAA; encoded by the coding sequence ATGACCAGTCTTGCCATCTTTTCCGAACACAATCCACACCGCGCCGAGCGCACGCTGCGGGATCCGCAGGCCATCCAGCGCGAGCTGGACAGCATCGGCGTGCTCTACGAGCGCTGGGAAGCGACCCAGCCGTTGGACGCCGATTCGTCGCAGGACGAGATCATCGAGGCCTACCGCGAGCCCATTGACGGCCTGATGAAGCGCTTCGGTTTCCGCACGATGGATGTCATCGCGCTGACGGCCGACCACCCGCAGAAGCAGGCGCTGCGCGACAAGTTCCTGCACGAGCACACGCATGACGATTTCGAGGTGCGTTTCTTCGTGGAGGGCGAGGGGCTGTTCTACCTGCGCGTGAATGGACGCGTCTTTGCCGTGTACTGCACCCGCGGCGATCTGATCTCGGTGCCGGCCGGCATGACGCACTGGTTCGACATGGGCGCGGAGCCCCATCTCAAGGCCATCCGCCTGTTCACTACGCCCGAAGGATGGGTCGCCAACTTCACCGGTAGCGATATCGCCGAGCGCTTTCCGCGCATGGATGACATCGAAGCGGCCGCTTGA
- a CDS encoding methylthioribulose 1-phosphate dehydratase, whose amino-acid sequence MDVAAITDALISAGHLLHQRGWVPASGGNFSARIGSDRFLMTASGCHKGELTPADFLVVDGEGTPQQAHRPSSAETLLHCAVYRHFPAVGAVLHTHSVPATLLSRAFDDIQLADYELLKILEGITTHKTSVAIPVFDNDQNIARLAAVVEQAFADGCGHQGFLIRGHGLYAWGQDVPQARYRVEALEFLFDCQWQSQPGRHRSS is encoded by the coding sequence GTGGATGTTGCTGCAATCACCGACGCGCTCATCAGCGCGGGCCATCTGCTGCATCAGCGCGGTTGGGTCCCGGCCAGCGGCGGCAATTTCTCGGCCCGCATCGGATCGGACCGCTTCCTGATGACGGCCAGCGGCTGCCACAAGGGCGAATTAACGCCAGCTGACTTCCTGGTCGTGGACGGCGAGGGCACGCCGCAACAAGCGCATCGCCCCAGCTCTGCCGAGACTCTGCTGCACTGCGCGGTCTACCGGCATTTCCCGGCGGTCGGTGCGGTCCTGCACACACATTCTGTGCCCGCGACGCTACTGTCGCGGGCTTTCGACGACATTCAGCTCGCGGATTACGAGCTGTTGAAGATTCTGGAAGGCATCACCACACATAAAACGAGCGTCGCGATACCGGTTTTCGACAACGACCAGAACATTGCGCGTCTGGCCGCGGTCGTAGAGCAGGCCTTCGCCGATGGTTGCGGACACCAGGGATTCCTGATCCGTGGCCACGGCCTCTACGCTTGGGGGCAGGACGTCCCGCAAGCCCGGTATCGCGTCGAAGCGCTCGAATTCCTGTTCGACTGCCAATGGCAGTCCCAACCGGGGAGACACCGCAGTTCATGA
- the rpmG gene encoding 50S ribosomal protein L33, with amino-acid sequence MAAKTKKDREKIRLVSTAGTGFFYTTTKNKKNTPDKFEFRKYDPVVRKHVAFKEAKIK; translated from the coding sequence ATGGCCGCCAAGACCAAGAAGGATCGCGAGAAGATCCGCCTGGTGTCCACCGCCGGCACCGGCTTCTTCTACACGACGACCAAGAACAAGAAGAACACGCCGGACAAGTTTGAATTCCGCAAGTACGACCCGGTAGTCCGCAAGCACGTCGCCTTCAAGGAAGCCAAGATTAAGTAG
- the rpmB gene encoding 50S ribosomal protein L28, translating to MSRVCQVTGKRPIVGNNVSHANNHTRRRFLPNLHTHRFWVEAEKRFVKLRVSSKGMRMIDKSGIESVLSDIRARGEKV from the coding sequence ATGTCCCGAGTCTGCCAAGTTACCGGCAAGCGTCCGATCGTCGGCAACAACGTCTCGCACGCCAACAACCACACGCGTCGGCGCTTCCTGCCCAATCTGCATACGCATCGCTTCTGGGTCGAAGCCGAGAAGCGCTTCGTCAAGCTGCGCGTTTCCAGCAAGGGTATGCGCATGATCGACAAGAGCGGCATCGAGTCGGTGCTGTCCGACATCCGCGCACGCGGCGAGAAGGTCTAA
- the radC gene encoding RadC family protein, with translation MSIRDWPEGERPREKLLALGAEKLSDAELLAVFLRTGVAGASALDLARELIARFNGLRGLLAADRASFSSARGLGDAKYAQLQAVVELSRRHMAEEMQRGDALADPLQTRRYLQARLRDEPRELFGLLLLDNRHRVLAFEVLARGTIDAAAVYPREVVKTALAHNAAAVILAHNHPSGVAEPSAADRDLTERLIAALRTVEIRVLDHFVVGDDCVSFAERGWL, from the coding sequence ATGTCTATACGCGACTGGCCGGAAGGCGAGCGGCCGAGGGAGAAGTTGCTGGCGCTGGGTGCAGAAAAGCTGTCCGACGCCGAACTGCTGGCGGTGTTTCTGCGCACGGGGGTGGCCGGCGCCTCGGCCTTGGATCTGGCGCGCGAGCTGATCGCGCGTTTCAATGGGCTGCGCGGCTTGCTGGCTGCCGACCGCGCCAGCTTCTCCAGCGCGCGCGGGCTGGGCGACGCCAAATACGCGCAGCTGCAGGCTGTGGTCGAGCTGTCGCGGCGGCATATGGCTGAGGAAATGCAGCGCGGTGATGCGCTGGCCGACCCATTGCAGACGCGGCGCTATCTGCAGGCACGGCTTCGGGACGAGCCGCGCGAGCTCTTCGGTCTCCTGCTGCTCGACAACCGGCACCGTGTGCTGGCTTTCGAGGTGCTGGCCCGGGGCACCATCGACGCGGCGGCCGTCTATCCGCGCGAAGTCGTCAAGACCGCGCTGGCGCACAACGCCGCGGCGGTCATCCTGGCGCACAACCACCCCAGCGGCGTGGCCGAGCCCTCGGCGGCCGACCGCGACCTGACCGAGCGCCTGATCGCCGCGCTACGCACCGTCGAGATCCGCGTCCTGGACCACTTTGTGGTGGGCGATGACTGCGTCAGTTTCGCTGAACGCGGCTGGCTTTGA
- the coaBC gene encoding bifunctional phosphopantothenoylcysteine decarboxylase/phosphopantothenate--cysteine ligase CoaBC: protein MSQPSLAGRRILLGVSGGIAAYKSAELVRGLRAAGAQVQAVLTAGGARFITPVTLQALSGHPVRQSLWDENAEAAMGHIELARWPDAVVIAPASANVMARLASGMTTDLLSTLCLASDRPLLLAPAMNRLMWAHPATQANLATLKQRGATVVGPDAGDQACGEIGEGRMSEPTAIIQAIGQLLGAGSGPLAGRHAVITAGPTREAVDPVRVLTNRSSGRMGFAVASALARAGANVTLIAGPVTLETPPGVTRVDVESAADMAEAASRHAAGADLFVGCAAVADYRPADTRAQKIKKHDESLSLALARTEDILQRLRAEQPELFMVGFAAETENLADNARDKLERKGLQMVAGNLVGDGRAFDRDDNTLTLYTAAGEQPLGSGAKTELAERLVAAVAEAYNKHNKP, encoded by the coding sequence ATGTCGCAGCCCAGTCTTGCCGGTCGTCGCATCCTGCTCGGGGTCAGCGGCGGCATCGCGGCCTACAAATCCGCCGAGCTCGTGCGTGGCCTGCGCGCAGCAGGCGCGCAGGTACAAGCCGTGCTGACCGCCGGCGGCGCGCGCTTCATCACGCCCGTGACGCTGCAGGCGCTGTCCGGCCATCCGGTGCGGCAGAGCCTCTGGGACGAGAATGCCGAGGCCGCCATGGGCCACATCGAGCTGGCGCGCTGGCCGGACGCCGTTGTCATCGCCCCGGCCTCGGCCAACGTCATGGCGCGGCTCGCGTCCGGCATGACCACGGACCTGCTGTCGACGCTCTGTCTGGCCAGCGACCGGCCGCTGCTGCTGGCGCCGGCCATGAACCGGCTGATGTGGGCGCATCCGGCGACGCAGGCCAATCTCGCCACACTGAAGCAGCGCGGCGCCACCGTGGTCGGCCCCGATGCCGGCGACCAGGCCTGCGGCGAAATCGGCGAAGGGCGCATGAGCGAGCCCACCGCGATCATCCAGGCCATCGGCCAGCTGCTCGGTGCCGGCAGCGGCCCGCTCGCCGGCCGGCACGCCGTCATCACAGCCGGGCCGACGCGCGAGGCCGTCGACCCGGTGCGCGTGCTGACCAACCGCTCCTCCGGCCGCATGGGCTTCGCGGTGGCGAGCGCGCTGGCGCGGGCCGGCGCGAATGTGACGCTGATCGCCGGGCCGGTGACCCTGGAGACACCGCCCGGCGTGACGCGCGTGGATGTGGAATCGGCCGCCGACATGGCCGAGGCCGCCAGCCGCCACGCCGCCGGCGCCGATCTCTTCGTCGGCTGCGCGGCCGTGGCCGACTACCGCCCGGCTGACACCCGCGCGCAGAAGATCAAGAAGCACGACGAGTCGCTGTCACTGGCGCTGGCGCGCACCGAGGACATCCTGCAGCGCCTGCGCGCCGAGCAACCTGAGCTGTTCATGGTCGGCTTCGCCGCCGAGACCGAAAACCTTGCCGACAACGCCCGCGACAAGCTCGAGCGCAAGGGCCTGCAGATGGTGGCCGGCAACCTCGTCGGCGACGGCCGCGCCTTCGACCGCGACGACAACACCCTCACCCTCTACACCGCCGCGGGCGAGCAGCCGCTGGGCAGCGGCGCCAAGACCGAGCTGGCCGAGCGTCTGGTCGCCGCCGTCGCCGAGGCCTACAACAAGCACAACAAGCCATGA